Proteins from a genomic interval of Rhodothermus marinus:
- the aroB gene encoding 3-dehydroquinate synthase codes for MNNPKTVVVVHYVELPGDRRYPVVIESLAALPAWLERVGLRRGRLLLVTDEHVAHLHLEPLQATLEAAGWTPHVLVLPPGEPTKALPYLERIYDEALSWGIDRRTPMLAFGGGVIGDLAGFAAATLLRGLPLVQVPTTLIAQVDSAIGGKTGINHARGKNLIGAFHQPVLVFADPSLLQTLPEREWTSGLAEVVKHALIGDPALFALLEKRWADVMQRDAALLPELIGQAVAVKIRVVMQDEREAGLRAILNFGHTFGHAIERVAGYGHFTHGEAVALGMLAALWLSHRRHPDLPLDRIRTLLQRLPVPGSPDTLDFEALREAMEVDKKALAGRLRFVLLRRVGEAYLADDVTEAELRDAWQFVLESHRAAITS; via the coding sequence TTGAATAACCCGAAAACCGTCGTCGTGGTCCATTACGTAGAGCTTCCGGGCGACCGGCGCTATCCGGTCGTGATCGAATCGCTGGCGGCGCTTCCGGCGTGGCTCGAGCGCGTCGGGCTGCGCCGCGGCCGCCTGCTGCTGGTGACCGATGAGCACGTGGCCCACCTGCACCTGGAGCCGCTCCAGGCGACGCTGGAAGCGGCAGGCTGGACACCCCACGTGCTGGTTCTCCCTCCGGGCGAACCTACTAAAGCGCTGCCTTACCTGGAACGCATCTATGACGAGGCGCTGAGCTGGGGCATCGACCGCCGAACCCCCATGCTGGCCTTTGGCGGCGGCGTGATCGGCGATCTGGCAGGCTTTGCCGCAGCCACATTGCTGCGCGGGCTGCCACTCGTGCAGGTGCCTACCACGCTGATCGCCCAGGTCGACAGCGCCATCGGTGGCAAGACCGGCATCAACCACGCGCGCGGAAAGAATCTGATCGGCGCCTTCCACCAGCCGGTGCTTGTGTTTGCCGACCCGTCGCTGTTGCAGACGTTGCCCGAACGCGAGTGGACCAGCGGCCTGGCCGAAGTGGTCAAGCATGCGCTGATCGGCGATCCGGCGCTGTTTGCCCTGCTGGAGAAGCGCTGGGCGGACGTAATGCAGCGCGACGCGGCGCTACTGCCGGAGCTGATTGGCCAGGCGGTCGCCGTCAAAATCCGGGTGGTCATGCAGGACGAACGCGAGGCCGGACTGCGGGCGATTCTGAACTTCGGACACACGTTCGGCCATGCCATCGAGCGCGTGGCCGGCTACGGACACTTCACGCATGGTGAGGCCGTGGCGCTGGGCATGCTGGCCGCCCTCTGGCTCTCGCACCGGAGACACCCGGACCTGCCCCTCGACCGCATCCGCACGCTGCTGCAACGCCTGCCGGTGCCCGGATCGCCCGACACGCTCGATTTCGAGGCGCTGCGCGAGGCCATGGAGGTGGACAAAAAAGCCCTGGCCGGGCGCTTGCGCTTCGTGTTGCTGCGCCGCGTAGGCGAAGCCTACCTGGCCGACGATGTAACCGAAGCCGAATTGCGGGACGCCTGGCAGTTCGTGCTGGAAAGCCACCGCGCGGCTATAACTTCCTGA
- a CDS encoding T9SS type A sorting domain-containing protein, with amino-acid sequence MRNRYGVLPGVLLTIAAVQLSLAQQSPFTLNADNYQVLIGKAYSSTTYNVDFGDTQDEQAQTRLALQALIDKSGPSQTWDFTGLNFQEPVTSSIPYLPYENSLPGADVFTEADHAVLLGAYIYGSLIQDDGNYYYGLAADDSTLLLPEPFPWLKFPLTYETSWQWPSSPATNLEVIARFLAAITGDSTAIQTYEQYRDQLQNATVQIFWTVDGYGTLITPAGSRETLRLKRTVRVSGVTGFSQPLDIFISYMWLSEDWLQANPASIIQAEIGTTLSVSGGFPPVFTQVPSGAYYSVSTLRPVAGEPLPDAPMVVLRGPYPNPLREHAMLTLTLPSPQPVSVRVYNLLGQEVARPFDGLLPSGTHPVSIDAHTWPAGLYLLRIEAGTQHWTRRLVVVH; translated from the coding sequence ATGCGTAACAGGTACGGTGTTCTGCCAGGCGTGCTGCTTACCATTGCAGCGGTGCAATTATCACTGGCCCAGCAGAGTCCGTTCACGTTGAATGCCGACAATTACCAGGTCCTGATCGGGAAGGCCTACAGCAGCACGACCTACAACGTCGATTTTGGCGACACGCAGGACGAGCAGGCTCAGACGCGACTGGCCCTGCAGGCGCTGATCGACAAAAGTGGCCCTTCGCAAACCTGGGATTTTACAGGCTTAAACTTCCAGGAGCCGGTTACGTCCTCGATTCCCTATCTGCCCTATGAGAACAGCCTGCCGGGTGCTGACGTGTTCACCGAGGCGGATCATGCCGTGTTGCTCGGCGCCTACATCTACGGCAGCCTGATTCAGGACGACGGCAACTACTACTATGGCCTGGCGGCCGACGACTCGACGCTGTTGTTGCCCGAGCCGTTTCCCTGGCTGAAGTTTCCGCTGACCTACGAGACGAGCTGGCAGTGGCCCTCGTCGCCAGCGACCAACCTGGAGGTCATCGCCCGGTTTCTGGCCGCCATCACCGGCGACAGTACGGCTATTCAGACCTATGAACAATACCGGGACCAACTGCAAAACGCTACGGTCCAGATTTTCTGGACGGTGGACGGCTACGGGACGCTGATCACGCCCGCCGGCTCGCGCGAGACGCTGCGGCTCAAGCGTACGGTGCGCGTCAGCGGCGTGACTGGCTTCAGCCAACCGCTGGACATCTTCATCAGCTACATGTGGCTTTCCGAAGACTGGCTGCAGGCAAACCCGGCTTCAATCATCCAGGCCGAAATCGGCACCACGCTTTCTGTTTCAGGAGGCTTTCCACCGGTCTTCACCCAGGTCCCCAGCGGTGCCTACTACAGCGTCTCGACGCTCCGACCGGTGGCGGGCGAGCCGCTTCCGGATGCGCCAATGGTAGTCCTGCGCGGCCCCTATCCCAATCCGCTCCGCGAGCATGCCATGCTGACGCTGACGCTCCCATCGCCGCAGCCGGTCTCGGTGCGCGTCTACAACCTGCTGGGGCAGGAAGTGGCGCGGCCGTTTGACGGGCTGCTGCCTTCGGGCACGCACCCTGTGTCCATTGATGCACATACCTGGCCGGCCGGCCTGTACCTGCTCCGAATCGAAGCCGGCACGCAGCACTGGACACGCCGGCTGGTGGTGGTGCATTAA
- a CDS encoding tRNA (mnm(5)s(2)U34)-methyltransferase, with translation MQRSSTDRPFFLEGTALAHRIVAAVLQPGEVAVDATVGNGHDTLFLARQVGPQGHVYGFDIQEEALVRTHRRLEEAGLHERVTLLQMGHEHMAEAVPAAWHGRIGAVMFNLGYLPGGSDRTCITRPQTTVPALEAALRLLRPGGVLTVVAYRGHPGGAEESEAVRQWAETIDPDRFVAARYAFCNRRRPAPELFVVVRSPAG, from the coding sequence ATGCAGCGCAGTTCGACAGATCGGCCATTTTTTCTTGAAGGGACGGCGCTGGCGCACCGGATCGTGGCGGCCGTGCTGCAACCGGGCGAGGTGGCCGTTGACGCGACCGTGGGCAACGGGCACGATACGCTGTTTCTGGCCCGGCAGGTTGGGCCGCAGGGGCACGTCTATGGCTTCGACATTCAGGAAGAAGCACTGGTGCGGACGCACCGGCGTCTGGAGGAGGCCGGACTGCATGAACGTGTGACGCTGCTGCAAATGGGCCACGAACATATGGCCGAAGCAGTGCCTGCGGCGTGGCACGGGCGCATCGGGGCGGTCATGTTCAACCTGGGCTATCTGCCGGGCGGAAGCGACCGCACCTGCATTACCCGTCCGCAAACCACAGTGCCCGCCCTTGAGGCGGCACTTCGTCTACTTCGCCCCGGCGGTGTGTTGACCGTGGTGGCCTATCGGGGACACCCCGGCGGGGCCGAAGAGTCCGAAGCCGTGCGGCAATGGGCCGAAACGATCGACCCCGACCGCTTCGTGGCCGCCCGTTATGCCTTCTGCAACCGACGCCGACCGGCGCCGGAATTGTTCGTGGTGGTCCGGAGCCCTGCCGGTTAA